The following are from one region of the Salicibibacter kimchii genome:
- a CDS encoding GerMN domain-containing protein, whose amino-acid sequence MRKFLKGSSFLMLTAMLVYGCSSGSDEGEQNEEASSDAQEEETSEIDTKEEDPDDAEPEEGKENKGSEGEGVERELYLLDEDGLVVPRTFQFDNDPEVLKQSLEHLVVEGPITNQLPSGLQAVLPPETEIQGVDLSEDGTAIVDFSPEFEEYPEEHEEALLQAVTWTLTQFDEVEQVEIQINGHIQETLPNADTPVGDGTAETVGINLEGNGPADITASGAATVYFISVKEDEEYYVPVTRRIDGDENEATAVVDALLNGPSPETDLISALRQNVELLDEPALEDGILTVNFSEALLAENDGEALSEEAMAMLTLSLTGIDGVEEVDYHVEGETQLEQVDGESFAEPVTRPALVNQGDV is encoded by the coding sequence GTGCGAAAGTTTTTGAAGGGATCTTCTTTTCTCATGTTGACGGCGATGTTGGTGTACGGATGCAGTTCAGGAAGCGATGAAGGAGAACAAAACGAGGAAGCAAGTAGCGATGCACAGGAGGAAGAGACTTCAGAAATCGATACAAAGGAAGAAGATCCGGACGACGCGGAACCGGAGGAAGGGAAAGAGAATAAAGGATCTGAAGGCGAAGGAGTGGAAAGAGAGCTGTACTTGCTCGATGAAGATGGCCTTGTCGTTCCCAGGACATTTCAGTTTGACAATGATCCGGAAGTTCTCAAACAGTCCCTGGAACATCTTGTGGTAGAGGGGCCGATTACGAATCAACTGCCTAGCGGTCTCCAAGCGGTGCTTCCGCCGGAGACAGAAATCCAAGGCGTTGATTTATCAGAAGATGGCACAGCCATTGTCGACTTTTCCCCTGAGTTTGAGGAGTATCCCGAAGAGCATGAGGAGGCGCTATTACAAGCGGTCACGTGGACCTTGACGCAATTTGACGAGGTCGAACAAGTGGAAATTCAAATCAATGGTCATATACAAGAAACGCTTCCAAACGCAGACACTCCGGTTGGAGATGGCACAGCCGAAACGGTTGGCATTAATCTTGAAGGGAACGGTCCGGCGGATATAACGGCAAGCGGAGCAGCAACGGTTTATTTCATTAGCGTCAAAGAAGACGAGGAGTATTATGTTCCCGTTACAAGGCGCATCGATGGAGATGAAAATGAAGCCACGGCGGTTGTTGATGCTTTGCTCAATGGTCCGAGCCCGGAAACAGATTTAATTTCAGCACTACGACAAAATGTCGAACTGCTTGATGAGCCTGCATTGGAAGATGGCATTTTAACGGTAAACTTTAGCGAAGCATTGTTAGCTGAAAATGACGGGGAGGCGTTGTCAGAAGAAGCAATGGCCATGCTGACCCTTTCCTTGACAGGCATCGATGGTGTAGAAGAAGTGGATTACCATGTTGAAGGAGAAACCCAACTTGAACAAGTGGACGGCGAATCATTTGCGGAACCGGTTACCAGGCCCGCGCTGGTTAACCAAGGAGATGTCTAG